From a region of the Constantimarinum furrinae genome:
- a CDS encoding porin has translation MKCHYLTLVAMLCVCISANSQEITETKFGKGMLNLVAKDSSWSVKFAPRIQFRAMSQWDHDGDSYGKPEQNFLIRRARLKFDGFAYSPKLKYKIELGLSNRDISGANQFTGNAPRYILDAVIMWNFYENFELWAGQTKLPGNVERVVSSANLQLIDRSLLNSRFNIDRDLGIQIRHHANLSESFIIREKFALSQGEGRNIVSGNLGGHQYTGRIEVLPFGEFEGGGDYVQSDLKREKTPKLMLAATYDYNDDAVKTRSNLGSYMFTSTGLYKTDITTIFVDAMFKYDGLSIMAEYANRDADAPIAVEENGLPAMDAEGNPTGDVVLTGNAFNFQAGYLFKNNYEVAGRFTNLSFDPITGSDNSEQYTLGASKYIVGHKLKVQTDINYTSRGGEPDNIEFRIGFDLHF, from the coding sequence ATGAAATGTCATTACCTCACTCTTGTGGCTATGTTATGCGTATGCATTTCTGCCAATTCACAAGAAATTACAGAAACCAAGTTTGGCAAGGGAATGCTTAATCTTGTCGCTAAAGACAGCTCATGGAGCGTTAAATTTGCGCCTCGTATTCAGTTTAGAGCAATGTCTCAATGGGATCACGACGGGGATTCATATGGTAAGCCCGAACAAAACTTTCTTATAAGAAGAGCCCGATTAAAATTTGACGGTTTTGCTTATTCACCAAAGTTGAAGTACAAAATTGAACTTGGTTTGTCTAACCGTGATATTTCGGGAGCAAATCAATTTACAGGCAATGCTCCCAGATATATTCTCGACGCTGTTATTATGTGGAATTTTTATGAGAATTTCGAACTATGGGCCGGGCAAACTAAACTTCCCGGAAACGTAGAACGCGTGGTATCCTCAGCAAACCTTCAGCTTATCGACCGGTCTTTACTCAACAGCCGCTTTAATATAGACCGTGACCTTGGAATTCAAATTCGCCATCACGCTAATCTTTCAGAAAGCTTTATTATCCGTGAAAAATTTGCACTATCGCAAGGGGAAGGACGAAATATTGTATCCGGGAACCTAGGGGGACATCAATACACCGGAAGGATAGAAGTACTTCCATTTGGTGAATTTGAGGGAGGAGGAGACTATGTTCAGAGCGATCTGAAAAGAGAAAAAACTCCGAAGCTTATGCTGGCCGCTACATACGATTATAATGATGATGCTGTAAAAACCCGGAGCAATTTAGGGTCTTATATGTTTACCTCTACCGGACTGTACAAAACCGATATTACCACGATATTTGTAGATGCTATGTTTAAATACGATGGACTCTCTATCATGGCCGAATATGCGAATCGAGATGCTGATGCACCTATAGCAGTAGAAGAAAACGGGCTTCCTGCCATGGACGCCGAAGGAAATCCTACCGGAGATGTTGTGTTAACAGGAAATGCTTTTAACTTTCAAGCCGGGTATTTGTTCAAGAATAATTATGAGGTCGCGGGCCGTTTTACCAACTTGAGTTTCGATCCAATCACCGGATCTGACAATAGTGAGCAGTACACACTGGGAGCTTCAAAATATATTGTTGGACATAAACTAAAGGTTCAAACCGATATCAATTATACGTCTCGGGGTGGAGAGCCGGATAATATTGAGTTCCGAATTGGTTTCGACCTTCATTTTTAA
- a CDS encoding toxin-antitoxin system YwqK family antitoxin: MKNTLILLALLLTVGVAFGQKIKKDTFVKNGELIEATLYHDNGVIAQTGFYNAQNKLTGEWTSYDTLGNKTAVGTYVNGEKTGTWFFYQGNEIKEVSYMNSKIAKVKSWTSGETRVVSNR; encoded by the coding sequence ATGAAAAATACGTTAATACTTTTGGCATTGTTACTAACGGTGGGAGTTGCCTTCGGTCAAAAAATTAAAAAGGATACTTTCGTAAAAAATGGAGAGCTTATTGAAGCTACTTTGTATCATGACAATGGAGTGATCGCTCAGACCGGCTTTTACAATGCTCAGAATAAATTAACGGGTGAGTGGACAAGTTACGATACCTTAGGAAACAAAACAGCAGTTGGGACTTATGTGAATGGTGAAAAGACAGGAACCTGGTTTTTTTATCAGGGAAACGAGATCAAGGAGGTTTCGTATATGAACTCAAAGATCGCCAAGGTCAAATCATGGACATCCGGTGAAACCAGAGTTGTTTCTAACCGATAA
- a CDS encoding inorganic phosphate transporter has translation MENFYLFMLVALAVLAIADLIVGVSNDAVNFLNSAIGSKAISFKSIMIIASLGIFIGAVFSSGMMEVARKGIFVPGEFYFNEIMIIFMAVMITDILLLDFFNTLGMPTSTTVSIVFELLGAAVVVALIKISANDTQSWADLGNYINTDKATEIISGILLSVVIAFTVGALVQYLSRLIFTFHYEKKIRNFGALFGGFALTAIGYFIFLKGLKGTPYYGDFQGILENQTLLLIAGSFVFWTLFSYAFMKIFKKSILIFVIGIGTFGLALAFSGNDLVNFIGVPMAAYHSYEAWAASGEAATAFSMNILATKVPAEPMLLFIAGGVMVLTLWFSKKAKTVTDTEIGLSRQGEGHEKFKPNMLSRAIVKGSSKLSAGLGMILPKSTLENMNSRFEKPVVALPKSKSYELPAFDMIRASINLTVAGVLISIATSMKLPLSTTYVTFMVAMGTSLADRAWGRESAVYRVAGVLNVIGGWFFTAFSAFVAAGTLAFLINWNQQVMIPVLLLLAILLLIRNFMVHKKRSNVVTAPDKLKKAASSTVQGIIEESADTIVSVVKRTNKIYSDMLRGLAKQDTSRLKKSRKGVKKLDDEVEELRNHIFYFIKNLDETSVRGSNFYIIVLGYLTDVTQSLEYIAKASYKHVNNNHKALRFNQIKDLQEIDNTLEALLTEIESIFKNREIEKISSILDKKNELFRFVSEKIDKQIARTRTEESSPKNTTLYFSLLLETKDLVTALTNLLEEYYRSYKK, from the coding sequence ATGGAAAATTTTTATTTATTTATGCTCGTTGCTCTTGCCGTTCTGGCCATTGCCGACCTTATTGTGGGAGTGAGCAATGACGCCGTAAATTTTCTAAACTCGGCCATTGGGTCCAAAGCGATATCCTTTAAAAGTATCATGATCATAGCAAGTCTTGGAATTTTTATAGGCGCCGTGTTCTCCAGTGGAATGATGGAAGTTGCCCGTAAAGGAATATTCGTGCCGGGTGAATTTTATTTTAACGAGATCATGATTATTTTCATGGCGGTTATGATCACCGATATACTGTTGTTAGACTTTTTCAATACTTTGGGAATGCCTACATCTACAACAGTTTCTATAGTATTTGAATTGCTGGGTGCCGCGGTAGTGGTTGCCTTGATCAAAATAAGCGCTAATGACACTCAATCTTGGGCAGATCTTGGAAACTATATTAATACCGATAAAGCCACCGAAATTATTTCCGGAATCCTGCTATCGGTTGTTATTGCATTTACGGTAGGTGCGCTGGTCCAATACCTTTCGAGACTTATATTTACCTTTCATTATGAGAAGAAGATCAGGAATTTTGGAGCGCTCTTTGGGGGCTTTGCGCTTACCGCTATCGGATATTTTATTTTTCTGAAGGGACTTAAAGGAACACCCTATTACGGAGATTTTCAAGGAATATTAGAGAATCAGACTTTGCTGCTAATTGCCGGGAGTTTTGTTTTCTGGACCTTATTCTCCTATGCTTTTATGAAGATCTTTAAAAAGAGTATTCTCATTTTTGTGATCGGAATAGGAACCTTCGGACTGGCGCTCGCCTTTTCCGGAAATGACCTGGTAAATTTTATTGGTGTACCCATGGCAGCCTATCATTCGTATGAAGCCTGGGCGGCATCGGGAGAAGCAGCTACTGCATTCTCTATGAATATTCTTGCTACCAAAGTTCCGGCAGAACCCATGTTACTGTTTATTGCAGGTGGTGTCATGGTCCTAACATTATGGTTTTCGAAGAAAGCTAAAACGGTTACCGATACCGAGATCGGACTTTCAAGACAAGGCGAGGGACATGAGAAATTTAAGCCAAATATGCTTTCACGCGCTATCGTAAAAGGAAGCAGCAAACTATCTGCCGGGTTAGGCATGATTCTGCCAAAATCTACCTTGGAAAATATGAACTCGCGTTTTGAAAAACCCGTGGTAGCTCTTCCCAAGAGTAAATCCTATGAGCTTCCAGCTTTCGATATGATTCGGGCATCAATAAACTTAACCGTGGCCGGAGTTTTGATCTCTATAGCAACATCGATGAAATTACCGCTATCTACAACCTATGTTACGTTTATGGTGGCGATGGGTACTTCCCTGGCAGACAGAGCATGGGGGCGAGAAAGTGCAGTCTACAGAGTAGCCGGTGTTTTAAATGTCATTGGAGGATGGTTCTTTACAGCGTTTAGTGCCTTTGTTGCTGCCGGAACCCTTGCATTCCTTATTAATTGGAATCAGCAGGTAATGATTCCCGTATTGCTGTTATTAGCCATTCTGCTCCTGATCCGTAACTTTATGGTTCACAAAAAGAGAAGTAACGTGGTAACTGCTCCCGATAAACTGAAAAAAGCTGCGAGTAGCACAGTTCAAGGGATAATTGAAGAGAGTGCAGATACCATCGTTAGTGTTGTAAAAAGAACGAATAAGATCTACAGCGATATGCTTCGGGGATTAGCCAAGCAGGATACCTCCCGACTTAAGAAAAGTAGAAAAGGGGTTAAGAAACTGGACGATGAAGTTGAAGAACTGCGTAATCACATCTTCTACTTTATTAAAAATCTGGATGAAACAAGTGTGCGGGGAAGTAACTTCTATATCATTGTTTTAGGATATCTCACCGATGTTACTCAATCTTTGGAATACATTGCCAAAGCGAGTTACAAACACGTGAACAATAATCACAAAGCACTTCGATTCAATCAGATAAAAGACCTTCAGGAGATAGACAATACGCTCGAAGCACTTCTAACTGAAATAGAAAGTATCTTTAAGAATCGGGAAATTGAAAAAATCAGTTCCATCTTGGATAAGAAAAATGAACTATTCCGCTTTGTTTCAGAAAAGATCGACAAGCAAATAGCACGAACTCGAACCGAAGAATCCAGCCCGAAGAATACAACCTTGTATTTCAGCTTGCTACTGGAAACAAAGGATCTGGTGACGGCTCTTACCAATTTATTGGAAGAATACTACAGAAGTTACAAGAAGTAA
- a CDS encoding SulP family inorganic anion transporter: MNKLFDFKHFKGDLFGGITAGIVALPLALAFGVSSGLGPSAGLYGAIFVSFFAALFGGTNTQISGPTAPMTAVSMVVIAGIIAVNDGDVNKALPAILTVFLLAGLMQIGLGVLGIGKYIKYIPYPVVSGFMTAIGIIILVTQILPAVGYYPKEDAEFVDQFKPLAEELILENILREEAGEGILVLEDFEETIKRSETISQADILKESQTLAAANASGVIGSIKMLPKALNNINWLELLLALGTILIIYGFKRITTAVPSTLVALLVMSGIAYGFSLDYRPIEQIPSGLPLPNLEIFTGFSLASLTPYIFTALTLALLGAIDSLLTSVVADNMTKTKHKPNKELVGQGIGNSIGAIFGGIPGAGATIRTVVNIKSGGKTRLSGMMAGVLLLVILLSLGPVASQIPAAVLAGILITVGIGVMDYKGLKAIPNMPKAEVIIMIIVLVLSSVWNLVYAVGIGLVIASLMFMKKMGDLTAERSDVKPLLKEQAWDDEHNFPEALKEEVFIKHIKGPLFFGSTSDFQQLAQQVPNTAKTVVIRLDRMQYMDQSGLYAMEDVLVDLSRRNITVLFVDVQTQPRYMMERIDIIPDLVSEDRIFKTFKECLKWINENVKDKY, encoded by the coding sequence ATGAATAAATTATTTGATTTTAAACATTTTAAAGGAGACTTGTTTGGTGGAATTACTGCCGGAATCGTTGCTTTACCTCTTGCATTAGCTTTTGGTGTAAGTTCTGGTCTGGGTCCAAGTGCGGGTCTTTATGGTGCTATTTTCGTTAGCTTTTTTGCAGCTTTATTTGGTGGAACCAATACACAAATTTCGGGACCAACTGCACCAATGACAGCAGTGAGTATGGTAGTAATTGCGGGGATCATCGCCGTGAATGACGGAGATGTGAACAAAGCGCTACCTGCAATTCTTACTGTGTTCCTCTTGGCGGGACTAATGCAGATTGGACTGGGGGTGCTAGGTATAGGGAAGTATATAAAGTATATACCCTATCCGGTAGTTTCAGGATTTATGACTGCAATAGGTATCATTATCTTGGTTACCCAGATTCTTCCGGCTGTTGGATATTATCCAAAGGAGGATGCCGAATTTGTAGATCAGTTTAAACCACTCGCGGAAGAGTTAATTTTAGAGAATATCCTCAGAGAAGAAGCAGGAGAAGGCATATTGGTTTTGGAAGATTTTGAAGAGACCATAAAACGTTCTGAAACCATTTCTCAAGCAGATATTTTAAAAGAGTCACAGACACTTGCAGCAGCGAACGCTTCCGGTGTAATTGGTTCGATTAAAATGCTTCCTAAAGCGCTAAATAATATTAATTGGCTGGAATTGCTATTGGCATTAGGAACCATATTAATTATTTATGGTTTTAAACGCATTACCACAGCGGTACCCAGTACCTTGGTTGCGTTGTTGGTCATGTCGGGGATAGCATATGGATTTAGCCTTGATTATCGTCCCATTGAGCAGATTCCAAGTGGATTGCCCCTTCCTAATCTGGAAATATTTACCGGATTCAGCCTTGCCAGTTTAACCCCTTATATTTTCACGGCACTTACACTTGCCTTACTGGGAGCAATAGATTCATTGCTCACTTCGGTGGTGGCCGATAATATGACTAAGACCAAGCATAAACCAAACAAGGAATTAGTGGGTCAAGGTATCGGAAATTCTATAGGTGCTATTTTTGGCGGAATTCCGGGAGCGGGAGCGACCATACGAACGGTGGTAAATATAAAATCGGGAGGAAAAACTCGTCTTTCGGGTATGATGGCCGGGGTTTTATTGCTGGTGATCCTTTTGTCACTAGGTCCGGTAGCTTCACAAATTCCCGCAGCAGTACTAGCTGGAATCCTTATCACGGTAGGAATTGGAGTTATGGATTATAAAGGGCTAAAAGCAATTCCTAATATGCCCAAAGCCGAAGTTATTATTATGATAATTGTATTGGTACTGTCTTCGGTATGGAATCTCGTGTATGCAGTAGGCATTGGTTTAGTGATTGCTTCACTTATGTTTATGAAGAAAATGGGCGACCTTACTGCCGAGCGGTCCGATGTAAAACCATTATTAAAGGAACAGGCCTGGGACGATGAACATAATTTTCCTGAAGCTTTAAAAGAAGAAGTCTTTATAAAGCACATTAAGGGCCCGTTGTTTTTTGGTTCTACTAGTGATTTTCAGCAACTAGCTCAGCAGGTTCCGAACACGGCAAAAACTGTGGTCATACGTTTAGATCGTATGCAATATATGGATCAATCCGGGTTATATGCCATGGAAGATGTTCTTGTAGATTTGTCCCGTAGAAATATAACGGTGTTGTTTGTGGATGTACAAACCCAGCCGCGATACATGATGGAACGAATTGATATTATACCCGATCTTGTTTCTGAAGACCGGATTTTTAAAACATTCAAAGAATGTTTAAAGTGGATTAATGAAAATGTAAAAGATAAATATTAA
- a CDS encoding carbonic anhydrase family protein, translating to MKAHTKETQATMTPQKALQFLKEGNERFQNNLRANRNLLQQVNQTTDGQFPFATILSCIDSRVSAELVFDQGLGDIFSIRIAGNFVNEDILGSMEFACKLAGTKLLVVLGHTSCGAVKGACDHARLGNLTKLINKIEPAVEAVNEPTDENLRNSSNLDFVDKVAAKNVEMAIDNIRKESPILKEMEEKGEIKIVGAMYDISTGSVSFN from the coding sequence ATGAAAGCACATACAAAAGAAACGCAGGCCACTATGACCCCTCAAAAGGCGTTGCAATTTTTAAAAGAAGGGAATGAAAGATTTCAAAATAATCTAAGAGCCAACAGAAACTTGTTGCAACAAGTAAATCAAACTACCGATGGACAGTTTCCGTTTGCTACCATTTTAAGTTGTATAGACTCCAGAGTTTCTGCCGAACTGGTATTCGATCAGGGGTTAGGAGATATTTTCAGTATTCGTATTGCGGGTAACTTTGTCAATGAAGATATTTTAGGAAGTATGGAATTTGCCTGCAAGCTTGCCGGGACTAAACTACTTGTAGTATTGGGACATACCAGTTGTGGGGCAGTAAAAGGGGCTTGTGATCACGCCAGACTTGGAAACCTCACTAAGCTTATAAATAAGATTGAGCCTGCGGTAGAAGCGGTAAACGAGCCTACAGACGAAAACCTTCGCAATTCTTCAAACCTGGATTTCGTAGATAAAGTTGCTGCAAAAAATGTGGAAATGGCTATAGATAATATCAGAAAAGAAAGCCCGATACTAAAAGAAATGGAGGAGAAAGGTGAGATTAAAATTGTGGGTGCTATGTATGATATAAGTACCGGAAGTGTTTCATTTAACTAA